Genomic segment of Steroidobacter denitrificans:
GCCGTTCGATCCGGTTATCGCCCCGTATAGTTGGCTGCTCTCTTGCCGAGAAAGGCATCGACCGCTTCGGCGAAGTCGGCCGTGCGCGCGCATTCGGCAAAGGATTGTCGCTCAGCGGCCAATTGCGTTGCGAGATCATTGGCAAACGACTCTCGCAGCAATTTTTTCATCTTACCCATCGCAATCGGCGCCTGCCTTGCCAAGCGTGTCGCCAGCGCCTCGGTCTGTTCTTCCAGTTCCTCCTTGGCGACGACGCGATTCACGAGTCCGAGGCGCAGTGCTTCTGCGGCATCGATCGTGCCGCTTAACAGGGCGATCTCCGTCGCCTTGCGCAACCCCACCACCCGCGGCAATGTCCATGACGCGCCTAAGTCGCTGGTCGTGGCGAGATTGCAATACGCCAGATTGAAGCGCGTGTCATCGGCGGCAATCGCCAGATCACAAATCATGGCCAGGCTGAAGCCCGCCCCGGCCACCGGCCCGCGCAGGCTGGCGATGACCGGCGCCCGCAGGCCGGACAGCAGCAATACGCCTTCATGCAGCGGATCGATCAGCGTTGCGGCGACGCCCGCGGCGTCGGCCTGGAATTCCTTGATGTCTCCACCGGCAATGAAGGCACGGCCTTCGCCGCTCAACACCACCACGCGCACCTCGGGATCGGTGCTGATCGCCGTGCATGCGGCCTTGAAATCGCGCGCCATGGCGGCATCGATCGCGTTCAGCGCTTCCGGACGGTTGAAATGAATCCTCGCGATATGGCCATCGCGCCGATAGATCAGGGACGGGGACGTCTGGGTCATGAAAAATAATATCGACTCTGAAGGCGATCACGCCACGCACGGCGAACGATACGCGCGGCAAGGGGTATCGATCAAGGCTGGACGCCGGCCCATCGAACCACCGTACCGGGCCACACCCAGTCCTTCCGTGCGAATCTCCGGCCGGCGCCCGGTCATGAGGTCGGCAATCAGCCGGCCCGATCCGCAGGCCATGGTCCAGCCCAGCGTCCCATGGCCGGTATTGATGAAAAGATTCCGATACGGACTGGCGCCGACGATCGGCGTACCGTCGGGCGTCATGGGCCGCAAACCCGCCCAGAACTCGGCTCGAGACAGTTCTCCAGCCTCCGGGAACAGATCGCTCACGACCTTCTCGAGGGTGGCTCGCCGGCGGCGATCCAGTCGCAAATCGAAGCCGGCGAGTTCGGCGATGCCGCCGATGCGGATGCGATTCCGGAAGCGCGTGACCGCGACCTTGTAGGTTTCGTCCAGCACGGTCGAGACCGGCGCGGCGGTCTCCTTCACGATCGGCACGGTCAGCGAATATCCCTTCACGGGATACACGGGTATATCCAGGCCCAGCGGCACCAGCAGCGCCCGTGAATAACTGCCCAGCGCCATGACATAGGCATCCGCGGTCAACAGCTCATCGCCGATGCGGATGCCGCTCACCCGATTGCCGCAGACACTCAGGGCGTCGACGGCTCGGCCGAACCGAAATATCACGCCGAGCGCCGCGGCCCTTGCCGCCAGTGCCTGCGTGAACATATGGCAATCGCCGGTTTCATCGTTCGGCAGACGCAGTCCGCCTGCCAACCTGGATTGCACGCGCGCCAGCGCCGGCTCGACGGTTGCCAGCCGTTGCCCATCGAGCAACTCGTAGGGGACGGCATACTCGTCGAGTATCCGAATATCACGGCGCGCCGCCTCGAACTGCGCCTGGGTACGAAACAACTGCAAGGTACCGCCGGTACGCTGTTCATACCGGATATCGATCTCGGCGCGCAGTTCCCGCAGGCAGTCGCGGCTGTACTCCGCCAGCCGCAACATTCGCCCCTTGTTCACCGCATAACGATCCGCCGAGCAATTGGCCAGCATGGCAAGCAGCCACTGCAGTTGCTGTAGTGAGCGGTCCGGGCGGATGACGAGCGGGGCATGACGCTGGAACAGCCATTTAAGCGCCTTGAACGGGATGCCGGGCGCCGCCCAAGGTGTCGAATAACCCGGCGACACCTGGCCGGCATTCGCATAACTCGCCTCGAGCGCCGGTTCCGCCTGCCGGTCGATCACCGTCACTCGCGCCCCGCGACGCGCAAGATACCAGGCACTGGTCGTACCGATGACGCCCGCGCCGAGCACGATGACATGCATGCCCTTACTCTCTCTCCATGCCAGCAGTCTATGGCGCAATAAACAGTGGTTCCGAAGAAAAAGCGCTTATACGGCAGTGATTTCCACTGACCTGCTCATGAAATCACCCGGCCGCCGGGGAAATGCACCGATTCGGCCGGACGAGGACTCGCATGCGCTCACGATGCGCGCATATCTTCATTGTCGCGCGGCGCGCGATGCCTTGTAGAACCGCGCTCTTTGCTCCAGAGCTGCGCGT
This window contains:
- a CDS encoding enoyl-CoA hydratase/isomerase family protein, with amino-acid sequence MTQTSPSLIYRRDGHIARIHFNRPEALNAIDAAMARDFKAACTAISTDPEVRVVVLSGEGRAFIAGGDIKEFQADAAGVAATLIDPLHEGVLLLSGLRAPVIASLRGPVAGAGFSLAMICDLAIAADDTRFNLAYCNLATTSDLGASWTLPRVVGLRKATEIALLSGTIDAAEALRLGLVNRVVAKEELEEQTEALATRLARQAPIAMGKMKKLLRESFANDLATQLAAERQSFAECARTADFAEAVDAFLGKRAANYTGR
- a CDS encoding D-amino acid dehydrogenase, whose product is MHVIVLGAGVIGTTSAWYLARRGARVTVIDRQAEPALEASYANAGQVSPGYSTPWAAPGIPFKALKWLFQRHAPLVIRPDRSLQQLQWLLAMLANCSADRYAVNKGRMLRLAEYSRDCLRELRAEIDIRYEQRTGGTLQLFRTQAQFEAARRDIRILDEYAVPYELLDGQRLATVEPALARVQSRLAGGLRLPNDETGDCHMFTQALAARAAALGVIFRFGRAVDALSVCGNRVSGIRIGDELLTADAYVMALGSYSRALLVPLGLDIPVYPVKGYSLTVPIVKETAAPVSTVLDETYKVAVTRFRNRIRIGGIAELAGFDLRLDRRRRATLEKVVSDLFPEAGELSRAEFWAGLRPMTPDGTPIVGASPYRNLFINTGHGTLGWTMACGSGRLIADLMTGRRPEIRTEGLGVARYGGSMGRRPALIDTPCRAYRSPCVA